In Hominilimicola fabiformis, the following proteins share a genomic window:
- a CDS encoding response regulator transcription factor produces MKKILIIEDDSSIAELERDYLEINDFECEIAARGTTGLEKALAENFDLIIIDIMLPGMDGFEVITELRKKKQTPVIFLSAKNTDIDKIRGLGLGADDYMTKPFSPNELVARVKAHISRYDTLTSKSGDVITVGKLMIDKDAHKVTVDGKEISLTAKEYDLLLFLAENPNHTFSKEVLFDRIWGMDAIGDVSTVTVHIQRVRDKINTENERYIETIWGVGYRFNI; encoded by the coding sequence ATGAAAAAAATATTGATTATAGAAGATGACAGCAGTATCGCGGAACTTGAAAGAGATTATCTTGAAATAAATGATTTTGAGTGTGAAATTGCGGCAAGGGGTACAACGGGACTTGAAAAAGCACTTGCGGAAAATTTTGACCTTATAATAATAGATATAATGCTTCCGGGTATGGACGGTTTTGAGGTTATAACGGAACTCAGAAAAAAGAAACAAACGCCCGTAATATTTTTGTCGGCGAAAAATACCGATATAGATAAAATACGCGGACTTGGCTTGGGTGCGGACGATTATATGACGAAACCGTTTTCACCGAACGAACTTGTCGCAAGAGTTAAGGCACATATATCGCGATACGATACGCTTACATCAAAAAGCGGTGATGTAATAACAGTCGGTAAACTTATGATAGACAAAGATGCGCATAAGGTTACAGTGGACGGAAAAGAAATATCGCTTACTGCAAAAGAATATGATTTACTATTATTTCTTGCGGAAAATCCGAATCATACCTTTTCAAAAGAGGTTTTATTTGATAGAATATGGGGTATGGACGCAATAGGTGATGTGTCGACCGTTACGGTACATATTCAGCGTGTGCGTGATAAGATAAATACTGAAAATGAGCGGTATATAGAAACCATATGGGGTGTAGGCTACCGTTTTAATATCTGA